The following proteins are co-located in the Eubalaena glacialis isolate mEubGla1 chromosome 14, mEubGla1.1.hap2.+ XY, whole genome shotgun sequence genome:
- the LOC133074695 gene encoding LOW QUALITY PROTEIN: sorting nexin-6-like (The sequence of the model RefSeq protein was modified relative to this genomic sequence to represent the inferred CDS: substituted 1 base at 1 genomic stop codon), with translation MIPSLKVKTMQVTLSLQAPPRPDFDASRGKLQKLGEEGSMTKEEFTKMKQELEAEYLAIFKKTVAVHEVFLCCVAAHPILRKDLNFYVFLEYNQDLTVRGKNKKEKLEDFFKNVVKSADEVVVSCVKDVDDFFEHERTFLLEYHNRVKDASAKSDRMTRAHKSAADDYNRIGSSLYALGTQDSTHICKFFLKVQNCLIKQEKVSADEDLKLSDLLKYYLRESQAAKDLLYQRSRSLLDYENGNKALDKARVKNKDVLXDETSQQLCCQKFEKISVSARQERRDFNTRRVAAFRKKLVELAELELKHAKVVSY, from the coding sequence ATGATTCCTTCACTGAAAGTGAAGACTATGCAGGTTACATTATCCCTCCAAGCACCACCAAGACCTGATTTTGATGCCTCAAGGGGAAAACTACAGAAACTTGGAGAAGAAgggtctatgacaaaggaagaatTCACAAAGATGAAACAGGAGCTGGAAGCTGAGTATTTGGCAATATTCAAGAAGACCGTTGCAGTGCATGAAGTGTTCCTGTGTTGTGTGGCAGCACATCCCATTTTGAGGAAAGATTTAaatttctatgtcttcctggAATATAATCAAGATTTGACTGTgcgaggaaaaaataaaaaagagaaacttgaagatttctttaaaaatgtggttAAATCAGCAGATGAAGTAGTTGTTTCTTGCGTAAAGGATGTAGATGATTTCTTTGAGCATGAACGAACATTCCTTTTAGAATATCATAACCGAGTTAAGGATGCATCTGCTAAATCTGATAGGATGACGAGAGCCCACAAAAGTGCTGCAGATGATTACAATAGAATTGGTTCTTCATTATATGCTTTAGGAACTCAGGATTCTACACATATATGCAAGTTTTTCTTAAAGGTTCAGAACTGTttgataaaacaagaaaaagtgtCAGCTGATGAGGACCTCAAACTTTctgaccttttaaaatattacttaagaGAATCTCAAGCTGCTAAGGATCTCCTCTATCAAAGATCTAGGTCACTACTGgattatgaaaatggtaataaaGCACTGGATAAAGCAAGagtgaaaaataaagatgttctGTAGGATGAAACGTCCCAACAATTATGCTGtcagaaatttgaaaaaatatctgtATCTGCAAGACAAGAACGTAGAGATTTTAATACAAGAAGAGTTGCtgcattcagaaaaaaattagtgGAACTGGCAGAGTTAGAACTGAAGCATGCAAAGGTAGTGTCATATTAA